In Deinococcus sedimenti, a single genomic region encodes these proteins:
- a CDS encoding Crp/Fnr family transcriptional regulator, with protein sequence MTYISPTTTHPYTDPNRTVRRGQTLYYAGDAAPSLYRLESGLMRAVRLTPQGRNLTVRHIRPGDIFGEECLHGTTRGHQVVALTDAVLTPIHPQHLSQGELWDLTRSLSQQLQRMMTDGVHIQDGDLRERIARYLLNLADSSLGGQHPDGTRFVRATHELIAEGTGATRESVSKLIGEMRDDGLLNPAYRCLTLTDEAGLRLLSGYHG encoded by the coding sequence ATGACCTACATCTCCCCCACCACCACCCACCCCTACACCGACCCCAACCGCACCGTCCGCCGCGGCCAGACCCTCTACTACGCCGGGGACGCCGCCCCCAGCCTCTACCGCCTGGAAAGCGGCCTGATGCGCGCCGTGCGCCTCACCCCGCAGGGCCGCAACCTGACCGTGCGCCACATCCGCCCCGGCGACATCTTCGGCGAGGAATGCCTGCACGGCACCACCCGCGGCCACCAGGTCGTCGCGCTGACCGACGCGGTCCTGACCCCCATCCACCCGCAGCACCTGTCGCAGGGCGAACTGTGGGACCTGACCCGCAGCCTCAGCCAGCAGCTGCAGCGCATGATGACCGACGGCGTGCACATCCAGGACGGCGACCTGCGCGAACGCATCGCCCGGTACCTGCTGAATCTCGCGGACAGCAGCCTGGGCGGCCAGCACCCGGACGGCACGCGCTTCGTGCGCGCCACGCACGAACTGATCGCCGAGGGCACCGGCGCCACCCGCGAGAGCGTCAGCAAACTCATCGGCGAGATGCGCGACGACGGCCTGCTGAACCCCGCGTACCGCTGCCTGACCCTGACCGACGAGGCGGGCCTGCGCCTGCTCAGCGGCTACCACGGCTGA
- a CDS encoding DNA double-strand break repair nuclease NurA, producing MARMRIRLDPWPVDIQGGQLTLKAFGGTLDDVETPRWAAISARPIPERLKQVFVVDGKRRMESRIFIEDPHGQSGLGGFGAYVVGAVELCPHGTRQAELLAVKAQRLLAHAPNLLVEPAQLTPRNPHTGQLEYAPAPMEGHDPLAALNTLQQHMLSAEQRLSHELASRVPLDETDDREWLTALTIQDGTLRGQNLNGAVVGCVKTMETMYLPADRAGLLSDLKPGERTPILRMTYEGGQFTRLIWYVRLSEAAFYQHPMSGVMRLEMFAPDDTDFLPPIVRQVANLSGMLLTRMGSRAHKDPRAPQNLIPTAALEQAMNRSMGSADLVTRRIRAHIAATFGQGAVA from the coding sequence ATGGCCCGCATGCGTATCCGCCTCGACCCCTGGCCCGTGGACATCCAGGGAGGACAGCTCACCCTGAAAGCCTTCGGCGGCACCCTCGACGACGTGGAAACGCCCCGCTGGGCCGCCATCTCCGCCCGGCCCATCCCCGAACGACTGAAGCAGGTGTTCGTCGTGGACGGCAAACGCCGCATGGAATCCCGCATCTTCATCGAGGACCCCCACGGTCAGAGCGGCCTGGGCGGCTTCGGTGCCTACGTGGTCGGCGCGGTCGAACTGTGCCCGCACGGCACCCGGCAGGCGGAACTGCTGGCCGTGAAGGCCCAGCGGCTGCTGGCCCACGCCCCGAACCTGCTCGTGGAACCCGCGCAGCTCACGCCCCGCAACCCGCACACCGGGCAGCTGGAATACGCCCCGGCCCCCATGGAGGGGCACGATCCGCTGGCGGCCCTGAACACCCTGCAACAGCACATGCTGAGTGCCGAGCAGCGCCTCTCGCACGAACTTGCGTCCCGCGTGCCGCTCGACGAGACCGACGACCGAGAGTGGCTGACCGCCCTGACCATCCAGGACGGCACCCTGCGCGGCCAGAACCTGAACGGGGCGGTGGTGGGCTGCGTGAAGACCATGGAAACCATGTACCTGCCCGCCGACCGCGCCGGACTGCTGAGCGACCTCAAGCCCGGCGAACGCACGCCCATCCTGCGCATGACGTACGAGGGTGGGCAGTTCACGCGTCTGATCTGGTATGTGCGGCTGTCCGAGGCGGCGTTCTACCAGCACCCGATGAGCGGCGTGATGCGCCTGGAGATGTTCGCGCCCGACGACACGGACTTCCTGCCGCCCATCGTGCGTCAGGTGGCGAACCTGTCGGGCATGCTGCTGACGCGGATGGGGAGCCGGGCGCACAAGGACCCGCGCGCGCCACAGAACCTGATTCCGACGGCGGCGCTGGAGCAGGCGATGAACCGCTCGATGGGCAGCGCGGATCTGGTCACGCGGCGCATCCGGGCGCACATCGCGGCGACGTTCGGGCAGGGGGCGGTCGCATGA
- a CDS encoding ATP-binding protein: MTGVQGPSAATGAVVGMVLGTQDVTPVSFWFAVQPGASIQLDDLVVVGTRKPDGAEVRFYGIVDHVRTRHEGVTFDSDVQDVVAGLLPASVSYAARVLVTRVHPENFIPPQPGDAVRHARDADLRMALSADKMGDRAFPGGLLADGQVLPLNYRFVNGENGGHINISGISGVATKTSYALFLLHSIFRSGVMGASASAGRALIFNVKGEDLLFLDQANRDVAAREADAQAQKGLPRTRYELMNLPAEAFRDVQFLAPPRPGSAAGAIVPHVEQRASGVTPFLYSLREFCLRRMLPYVFVDRDASVNLGFVIGSIEDRLYRLAQGADTPYLTVEDWQPDTEQLIDEDVRFDELGGVRISTFPQLVAYLEYKLLDANDGEGDRKWVGKQSPATLQAFIRRLRGVQKHLTPLVRGDLSAAQAAQYRPDPLKPGVQTTVVDIHTLSATAQMFVVGVLLRDLFEHKERVGRQDTVFVVLDELNKYAPRDGDSPIKDVLLDIAERGRSLGIILIGAQQTASEVERRIVSNAAIRVVGRLDLAEAERPEYRFLPQSFRARAGILQPGTMLVSQPDVPNPVLVNYPFPAWATRKDEVDDLRGQKVEDVGDDWLR, encoded by the coding sequence ATGACGGGCGTGCAGGGACCGTCGGCCGCGACGGGCGCGGTGGTGGGCATGGTGCTGGGCACGCAGGACGTGACCCCGGTGAGTTTCTGGTTCGCGGTGCAGCCCGGCGCGAGCATCCAGCTGGACGACCTGGTCGTGGTGGGCACCCGCAAGCCCGACGGGGCCGAGGTGCGCTTCTACGGGATCGTGGATCACGTCCGCACCCGGCACGAGGGGGTGACGTTCGACAGTGACGTGCAGGACGTCGTGGCGGGCCTGCTGCCCGCGAGTGTCAGTTACGCGGCGCGGGTGCTGGTCACACGGGTGCACCCGGAGAATTTCATTCCGCCGCAGCCGGGGGACGCGGTGCGGCACGCGCGGGATGCGGACCTGCGCATGGCGCTCAGCGCGGACAAGATGGGCGACCGCGCCTTCCCCGGCGGGCTGCTGGCGGACGGGCAGGTGCTGCCGCTGAACTACCGGTTCGTGAACGGTGAGAACGGCGGGCACATCAACATCAGCGGGATCTCGGGCGTGGCGACGAAGACCAGTTACGCGCTGTTCCTGCTGCATTCGATCTTCCGAAGTGGCGTGATGGGCGCCTCCGCCTCGGCGGGGCGAGCGCTGATCTTCAACGTGAAGGGCGAGGACCTCCTGTTTCTCGATCAGGCGAACAGGGACGTGGCGGCGCGCGAGGCGGACGCGCAGGCGCAGAAGGGCCTGCCGCGCACCCGCTACGAGCTGATGAACCTCCCGGCGGAAGCGTTCCGGGACGTGCAGTTCCTCGCGCCGCCCCGGCCCGGCAGCGCGGCGGGCGCGATCGTCCCGCACGTCGAGCAGCGCGCCAGTGGCGTGACGCCGTTCCTGTACTCGCTGCGGGAGTTCTGCCTGCGGCGCATGCTGCCGTACGTGTTCGTGGACCGGGACGCCAGCGTGAACCTGGGCTTCGTGATCGGCAGTATCGAGGACCGCCTGTACCGCCTCGCGCAGGGGGCGGACACGCCGTACCTGACCGTGGAGGACTGGCAGCCGGACACCGAGCAGCTGATTGACGAGGACGTGCGCTTCGACGAGCTGGGCGGCGTGCGGATCAGCACCTTCCCGCAACTGGTCGCGTACCTGGAGTACAAGCTGCTGGACGCGAACGACGGCGAGGGCGACCGCAAGTGGGTGGGCAAGCAGTCCCCGGCCACGCTGCAGGCGTTCATCCGGCGGCTGCGGGGCGTGCAGAAGCACCTCACGCCGCTGGTGCGCGGAGACCTGAGCGCCGCTCAGGCCGCGCAGTACCGCCCGGACCCGCTGAAGCCCGGTGTGCAGACGACCGTGGTGGACATCCACACGCTGTCCGCGACCGCGCAGATGTTCGTGGTGGGCGTCCTCCTGCGCGACCTGTTCGAACACAAGGAACGCGTGGGGCGGCAGGACACGGTGTTCGTCGTGCTGGACGAGCTGAACAAGTACGCGCCGCGCGACGGCGACAGCCCCATCAAGGACGTGCTGCTGGACATCGCCGAACGTGGCCGCAGCCTGGGGATCATCCTGATCGGCGCGCAGCAGACCGCCAGCGAGGTCGAGCGGCGCATCGTGTCCAACGCCGCGATCCGCGTGGTGGGCCGCCTGGACCTCGCGGAGGCCGAGCGGCCCGAGTACCGCTTCCTTCCGCAGAGTTTCCGCGCGCGGGCGGGCATCCTCCAGCCGGGCACCATGCTGGTCAGCCAGCCGGACGTGCCCAATCCGGTGCTGGTGAACTACCCGTTCCCAGCCTGGGCGACCCGCAAGGACGAGGTGGACGACCTGCGCGGCCAGAAGGTGGAGGACGTCGGGGACGACTGGCTGCGCTGA
- a CDS encoding anti-sigma factor domain-containing protein, with amino-acid sequence MNITRDDLLALALGQLDQADEQRVRAALDADPDLQREYRADLELLHGLPDTLAPAEVPEGAEDRLMARLHREVAAPPAPVNLPLYPQGAPDPSAEPAPARARTGRMNWRLMLLSVVAALTLGVIFLRPPTPQDLLSQYQNTPGAQTQPLTQGGQAIGELIRLPDGRAFVHLNALAPQERVYQLWRIEDGQPVSAGVFDGQGIVIPRVQSGQTVAVSVEPEGGSEQPTTEPILIQQL; translated from the coding sequence GTGAACATCACCCGAGACGACCTGCTGGCCCTCGCCCTCGGGCAGCTGGACCAGGCTGACGAGCAGCGCGTTCGGGCCGCCCTCGACGCCGACCCCGACCTGCAACGCGAGTACCGCGCCGATCTGGAACTCCTGCACGGCCTGCCCGACACCCTGGCACCCGCCGAGGTGCCTGAAGGTGCCGAGGACCGCCTGATGGCCCGGCTGCACCGGGAAGTCGCCGCGCCTCCAGCGCCCGTCAACCTGCCCCTGTACCCCCAGGGCGCACCCGATCCGTCCGCCGAGCCTGCCCCCGCCCGTGCCCGCACCGGCCGAATGAACTGGCGCCTGATGCTGCTGAGCGTCGTGGCGGCCCTGACGCTGGGCGTGATCTTTCTGCGTCCGCCCACCCCGCAGGACCTGCTCAGCCAGTACCAGAACACGCCGGGCGCGCAGACGCAGCCGCTCACGCAGGGCGGGCAGGCCATCGGCGAACTGATCCGGCTGCCCGACGGACGCGCGTTCGTGCACCTGAACGCCCTGGCTCCGCAGGAACGCGTGTACCAGCTGTGGCGCATTGAGGACGGCCAGCCGGTCAGCGCCGGCGTGTTCGACGGGCAGGGCATCGTGATTCCCAGGGTGCAGTCCGGGCAGACGGTCGCCGTGAGTGTCGAACCCGAGGGAGGCAGCGAGCAGCCCACCACGGAACCCATCCTGATCCAGCAGCTGTAA
- a CDS encoding RNA polymerase sigma factor, giving the protein MTPLLHPDLPDEALIRAMADGTEDALRELHRRYSRLLYSLGHRMLRQTEDVETCVQDAFMNAWRHAARFDPARASAKTWLVSIAHHRFLQELRDRPDTPLEIEDWDSPTRSADSDAQIMAQAAVQTLDDTQRHLVELAYYRGYSHSELAILTGLPVGTVKSRLRAAIDRMRTHLGSRP; this is encoded by the coding sequence ATGACCCCACTCCTGCATCCCGACCTGCCGGACGAGGCGCTGATCCGCGCCATGGCCGACGGCACCGAGGACGCGCTGCGTGAACTGCACCGCCGGTACTCGCGACTGCTGTACTCCCTCGGCCACCGCATGCTCCGGCAGACCGAAGACGTGGAAACCTGCGTCCAGGACGCCTTCATGAACGCCTGGCGGCACGCCGCCCGCTTCGACCCGGCCCGCGCCAGCGCCAAGACCTGGCTGGTCAGCATCGCCCACCACCGGTTCCTGCAGGAGCTGCGCGACCGGCCCGACACCCCACTGGAAATCGAGGACTGGGACTCGCCCACCCGCTCGGCCGACAGCGACGCCCAGATCATGGCCCAGGCCGCCGTGCAGACGCTGGACGACACCCAGCGGCACCTCGTGGAACTCGCGTACTACCGCGGGTACTCGCACAGCGAACTCGCCATTCTCACCGGGTTGCCGGTCGGTACCGTAAAATCCCGCTTGCGCGCCGCGATCGACCGCATGCGCACCCACCTGGGCAGCCGTCCGTGA
- the tatA gene encoding twin-arginine translocase TatA/TatE family subunit: MPNIGPAELLVVLLVALVVFGPRKLPELGKSLGNGLREFRKSTQSFRDDLTLTPPAHAPVPAPAAQSVAASVAPVNPADVTAPRS; this comes from the coding sequence ATGCCCAACATCGGACCCGCTGAACTGCTCGTCGTGCTGCTCGTCGCCCTGGTCGTCTTCGGCCCCCGCAAGCTCCCGGAGCTCGGTAAGAGCCTCGGCAACGGCCTGCGTGAATTCCGCAAGAGCACCCAGAGCTTCCGCGATGACCTGACCCTGACCCCACCCGCCCACGCTCCCGTTCCTGCGCCCGCCGCGCAGAGCGTGGCCGCTTCCGTCGCGCCCGTGAATCCGGCCGACGTGACGGCCCCGCGCAGCTGA
- a CDS encoding RluA family pseudouridine synthase: MPGRLDAVVSALSGASRSQVAGWIEGGFVQVGGVPAVKASLKLRGGEPLQVQVPPVPDATVEPEGVLLDVIFEDEHLIAVNKPAGMITHPAPGVTTGTLVNALLGRMALPEQSGFDGPDGFRPGIVHRLDKDTSGVIVVAKTVAAHARLAAAFKDRETRKTYLAIAAGAWRAQDPVTVDAPIGRHPVQRQRMTVGGAQPREAQTLFTPLDTRPDGHGRTLALVRAQPRTGRTHQIRVHLAHLGSPIVGDGVYGRPSELIARHALHAQFLVLPHPVSGEALHLHAAAPDDMLNAWMGLGGALPGDLDREP; this comes from the coding sequence ATGCCCGGACGGCTGGACGCGGTTGTGTCCGCCCTGAGCGGAGCGAGCCGCTCGCAGGTGGCCGGCTGGATCGAGGGTGGGTTCGTGCAGGTCGGCGGCGTGCCGGCCGTGAAGGCCAGCCTGAAGCTGCGGGGCGGTGAGCCCCTGCAGGTGCAGGTCCCGCCCGTTCCGGACGCGACGGTCGAGCCGGAGGGCGTCCTGCTCGACGTGATCTTCGAGGACGAGCACCTGATCGCGGTGAACAAACCGGCGGGCATGATCACGCACCCGGCGCCAGGCGTGACGACCGGCACGCTGGTCAACGCCCTGCTGGGCCGCATGGCCCTGCCGGAACAGTCCGGCTTCGACGGTCCGGACGGATTCCGACCGGGTATCGTGCACCGGCTGGACAAGGACACCAGCGGCGTGATCGTCGTGGCGAAGACGGTCGCGGCGCACGCCCGACTGGCGGCGGCGTTCAAGGACCGCGAGACCCGCAAGACGTACCTGGCGATCGCAGCGGGGGCGTGGCGGGCGCAGGACCCGGTGACCGTGGACGCCCCGATCGGACGGCACCCGGTGCAGCGGCAACGGATGACGGTGGGCGGAGCGCAGCCGCGCGAGGCACAGACGCTCTTCACCCCGCTGGATACCCGACCTGACGGTCACGGCCGCACCCTGGCGCTGGTGCGGGCGCAGCCGCGCACGGGCCGCACCCACCAGATCCGCGTGCACCTGGCGCACCTGGGCAGCCCGATCGTGGGGGACGGCGTGTACGGCCGCCCGTCCGAACTGATCGCCCGGCACGCGCTGCACGCGCAGTTTCTGGTCCTCCCCCACCCGGTGAGTGGTGAGGCGCTGCATCTGCACGCCGCCGCGCCCGACGACATGTTGAACGCCTGGATGGGCCTGGGCGGCGCCCTGCCGGGAGACCTGGACCGCGAGCCTTGA
- a CDS encoding DEAD/DEAH box RNA helicase, translated as MNFDQLIAPELAARLAERGITEASPIQAESLPLTLAGKDMIGRARTGTGKTLAFALPILSKLETSRERARLPRAIVVAPTRELAKQVADEFSKSGAHLTTVTVYGGASYGPQENSLRRGVDVVVGTPGRLIDHLERGNLDLSAVEFAVLDEADEMLSVGFADAIETILKSTPETRQTLLFSATLTNDINRLSRKYLNDPVIVDMVGEGKSQAAQTVEHLKVKVGRTRTRVLADLLTIYNPEKAIVFTRTKREADELANELIHRGIESEALHGDLAQSQRERALGAFRGGRANVLVATDVAARGLDIPEVDLVVQYHLPQDPESYVHRSGRTGRAGRTGTAIIMYGDRDGREVAGLERVTGVRFIERPLPTPKEVAQASARASADMVRKVDASAAANFQSEAERLFSELGLEALSRALAKISGVTEPVKAASLLSGEEGLTTIILHAERMSVARAVAVLARNGDLDTRRLGKVRQWRGGAVADVPSEFVEKLMAASPLEGEVQVEIAQELPELFEQPTRERREGGYQGGRGYRGDRDEGGYRGRSNSGGGGYGNRGGSFQGQGGGDRGGFQGGNRGGGQGRWSRDRDDRAPRREDFADREFVPAGR; from the coding sequence ATGAACTTTGATCAACTGATTGCGCCCGAACTCGCGGCGCGTCTCGCCGAGCGCGGTATCACGGAAGCCAGCCCCATCCAGGCCGAGAGCCTGCCCCTCACCCTGGCCGGGAAGGACATGATCGGCCGCGCCCGCACCGGGACCGGTAAGACCCTCGCCTTCGCGCTGCCCATCCTGAGCAAGCTGGAAACCAGCCGCGAGCGCGCCCGTCTGCCCCGCGCCATCGTCGTGGCCCCCACCCGCGAACTCGCCAAGCAAGTCGCGGACGAGTTCAGCAAGAGCGGCGCCCACCTGACCACCGTCACCGTGTACGGCGGCGCCAGCTACGGCCCGCAGGAGAACTCCCTGCGCCGCGGCGTGGACGTCGTGGTCGGCACACCCGGCCGCCTGATCGACCACCTCGAGCGCGGCAACCTCGACCTGAGCGCCGTGGAATTCGCCGTGCTGGACGAGGCCGACGAGATGCTCAGCGTGGGCTTCGCCGACGCCATCGAAACCATCCTCAAGAGCACTCCCGAGACCCGTCAGACGCTGCTGTTCAGCGCCACGCTGACGAACGACATCAACCGCCTGTCCCGCAAGTACCTGAACGACCCCGTCATCGTGGACATGGTCGGCGAGGGCAAGAGCCAGGCCGCGCAGACCGTCGAGCACCTGAAGGTCAAGGTGGGCCGCACCCGCACCCGCGTGCTGGCCGACCTGCTGACCATCTACAACCCGGAAAAGGCCATCGTGTTCACCCGCACCAAGCGTGAAGCGGACGAACTGGCGAACGAACTGATCCACCGCGGCATCGAGAGCGAGGCGCTGCACGGCGACCTGGCGCAGAGCCAGCGTGAACGCGCCCTGGGTGCCTTCCGCGGCGGCCGCGCCAATGTGCTCGTCGCGACCGACGTCGCCGCGCGCGGCCTGGACATCCCCGAGGTCGACCTGGTCGTGCAGTACCACCTGCCGCAGGACCCCGAGAGCTACGTGCACCGTTCCGGCCGCACGGGCCGCGCGGGCCGCACCGGCACCGCAATCATCATGTACGGCGACCGTGACGGCCGCGAGGTGGCGGGCCTGGAACGCGTGACCGGCGTGCGCTTCATCGAGCGTCCCCTGCCCACGCCCAAGGAAGTCGCCCAGGCCAGCGCCCGCGCCAGCGCCGACATGGTCCGCAAGGTGGACGCCAGCGCCGCCGCGAACTTCCAGTCCGAAGCGGAGCGTCTGTTCAGCGAGCTGGGACTCGAGGCCCTGAGCCGCGCCCTGGCGAAGATCAGCGGCGTGACCGAGCCCGTGAAGGCCGCCAGCCTCCTGAGCGGCGAGGAAGGCCTGACGACCATCATCCTGCACGCCGAGCGCATGAGCGTGGCCCGCGCCGTGGCCGTCCTGGCCCGCAACGGCGATCTGGACACCCGCCGTCTCGGCAAGGTGCGCCAGTGGCGCGGCGGCGCCGTGGCCGACGTGCCCAGCGAGTTCGTTGAGAAGCTGATGGCCGCCAGCCCGCTGGAAGGCGAGGTGCAGGTGGAAATCGCGCAGGAACTGCCCGAACTGTTCGAGCAGCCCACCCGCGAGCGCCGCGAGGGCGGGTACCAGGGTGGCCGCGGCTACCGTGGCGACCGTGACGAGGGGGGCTACCGTGGCCGCAGCAACAGCGGTGGCGGCGGGTACGGCAACCGTGGCGGCAGCTTCCAGGGCCAGGGCGGCGGCGACCGCGGCGGGTTCCAGGGCGGCAACCGTGGCGGCGGTCAGGGTCGCTGGAGCCGGGACCGTGACGACCGCGCCCCGCGCCGCGAGGACTTCGCCGACCGCGAGTTCGTTCCCGCTGGCCGCTGA
- a CDS encoding metallophosphoesterase family protein — protein MRLAILGDVHGNAFALRAVLDDIRAASPDQVLNLGDTVWGCSDPAGAWALQQEHAPPSVRGNTDERVAALRDGKETMRAWVRAQLPTDVPATLAALPTHLDTAGGEVRVAHGSPRNPWEDLMLTESPDGHTRPAHFRELRERLGGLSFDMGGRVCVVGHTHREMLTVVDGLTIVNAGPVSRQKDGLPLARWVQLTRRAGHWDVQFRRVPYDTQAAAAWARAHGPAGAGDHEAHWLSAGREP, from the coding sequence ATGCGCCTCGCGATCCTGGGCGACGTGCACGGCAACGCCTTCGCGCTGCGCGCCGTGCTGGACGACATCCGAGCGGCGAGCCCAGATCAGGTGCTGAACCTGGGGGACACCGTCTGGGGCTGCTCGGACCCCGCTGGCGCCTGGGCACTGCAACAGGAGCACGCCCCGCCCAGCGTGCGCGGCAACACCGACGAACGCGTCGCGGCCCTGCGCGACGGTAAGGAAACGATGCGTGCCTGGGTGCGCGCCCAGCTCCCGACGGACGTCCCCGCGACCCTCGCGGCCCTGCCCACCCACCTTGACACGGCGGGCGGTGAGGTCCGCGTCGCGCACGGCAGCCCCCGCAATCCCTGGGAGGACCTAATGCTCACGGAATCCCCGGACGGGCACACTCGCCCCGCCCACTTCCGGGAACTGCGCGAGCGACTCGGCGGCCTCAGCTTCGACATGGGGGGCCGCGTGTGCGTCGTCGGACACACCCACCGCGAGATGCTGACCGTCGTGGACGGCCTGACCATCGTGAACGCCGGACCCGTCTCCCGGCAGAAGGACGGGCTGCCGCTGGCCCGCTGGGTGCAGCTCACCCGCCGCGCCGGGCACTGGGACGTGCAATTCCGCCGCGTGCCCTACGACACGCAGGCCGCCGCCGCGTGGGCCCGCGCGCATGGGCCGGCAGGAGCAGGCGACCACGAGGCCCACTGGCTGAGCGCCGGACGCGAACCGTGA
- a CDS encoding aldo/keto reductase, protein MTPTTPLPTRHLRDLTVSALGLGCMGMSAFYGPTDRVQNLDTLNRALELGVTFYDTADMYGPHTNEELLGEWLQGRRDRVVLATKFGIQIAPDAPGGRRINGRPEYVRQAIEGSLRRLRTDHVDLYYLHRVDPDTPIEDTVGAMGQLVQEGLVRAIGLSEVSPDTLRRANATHPISAVQSEYSLWTRDPEQGVLAACRELGVGFVPYSPLGRGFLTGEIRSPDDLADDDFRKHNPRFQGENFQRNLDLVREVQAMAAQKGCTPSQLALAWVLAQGDDLVPIPGTRRVKYLEENLGALTVQLSTDDLARIDAAFPPGAAQGTRYPEASMNSVNR, encoded by the coding sequence ATGACCCCCACCACCCCGCTGCCCACCCGACACCTGCGCGACCTGACCGTTTCGGCCCTCGGCCTGGGCTGCATGGGCATGAGCGCCTTCTACGGCCCCACCGACCGCGTGCAGAACCTAGACACCCTGAACCGCGCGCTGGAGCTGGGCGTCACGTTCTACGACACCGCCGACATGTACGGCCCGCACACCAACGAGGAACTCCTCGGCGAGTGGCTGCAGGGCAGACGCGACCGCGTGGTCCTCGCCACGAAGTTCGGCATCCAGATCGCCCCGGACGCGCCCGGCGGGCGGCGCATCAACGGGCGGCCCGAATACGTCCGGCAGGCCATCGAGGGAAGCCTCAGACGCCTGCGGACCGATCACGTGGACCTGTACTACCTGCACCGCGTGGACCCCGACACGCCCATCGAGGACACCGTCGGCGCGATGGGTCAGCTCGTGCAGGAGGGGCTGGTGCGCGCCATCGGCCTGAGCGAGGTCAGCCCGGACACCCTGCGCCGCGCGAACGCCACGCACCCCATCAGCGCCGTGCAGAGCGAGTACTCCCTGTGGACCCGCGACCCCGAGCAGGGCGTGCTGGCCGCCTGCCGCGAACTGGGCGTGGGCTTCGTGCCGTACAGCCCCCTGGGGCGCGGCTTCCTAACCGGCGAGATCCGCAGCCCCGACGATCTGGCCGACGACGACTTCCGCAAACACAACCCCCGCTTCCAGGGCGAGAACTTCCAGCGGAACCTCGACCTTGTCCGCGAGGTGCAGGCCATGGCCGCGCAGAAGGGCTGCACGCCGTCGCAGCTGGCCCTCGCCTGGGTGCTCGCGCAGGGGGACGACCTGGTGCCGATTCCCGGCACGCGGCGCGTGAAGTACCTCGAGGAAAACCTCGGCGCGCTGACCGTGCAGCTGTCCACAGATGATCTGGCCCGCATCGACGCGGCGTTCCCGCCCGGCGCGGCGCAGGGCACCCGCTACCCCGAAGCCTCCATGAACAGCGTCAACCGCTGA